A stretch of DNA from Candidatus Melainabacteria bacterium:
CTGTGCCATCGGCGAACGCCGTATCGACTTGCACGAGCGCGGTCTGAAACAACTCGGAGCCGAAGTCGGTATCGATCATGGCTATGTCTATGCCAGTGCTGACAAGCTGGTTGGTAGCCGCATTTATCTCGAACGCCCATCTAACGGCGCCACCGAAAACATCATGCTGGCAGCAGTTCTTGCCGAAGGTCAAACCATTATCGAGAACGCCGCTCAAGATCCTGAAATTTCCAATATCGCTGACTTTGTCAATGCCATCGGCGGAAAAATTTCCGGCGCAGGCACCTATCAGATTGTCATCGACGGCGTTAAGCAGAGTGACCTGCACGGTGCAGTCGTAGACACGATTCCAGACAGATGCGAAGCCGGCACTTTCATGTTTGCCGTCATGGCGACCGGCGGTGACATCACTATTGATGGTGTCAATCCGCATCACCTTTACTCGGTGATCAACAAGTGCTCAGAGATGGGCGCTGAAATCTCCATCTTTGCACCGGATACGATCAAGGTGAAAGCAACCGGTCGCATGCGCGCTACCGACGTCACGACCGTTCCTTATCCAGGCTACCCGACCGACCTGCAAGCGCCGCTCATGTCGGTACTGGCAGCTGCTGAAGGCACCTCAATCATTACTGAAACGATCTACGAAAATCGCTTCATGCAAGTGGGTGAGCTGCGCAGAATGGGTGCAGATATTGTTCTGACAGGCAATTCGGCCGTGATCAAGGGCGTGCCCAAGTTGATGGGTGCAGAAGTCAAATCGTCAGACTTGAGAGCCGCCGCAGCTCTCATAGTTGCAGGCTTAGCCGCCGACGGAGTGACTGAAGTTACAGGTCTTCATCATCTCGACCGGGGTTATGACGGGCTTGAAGACAAACTTAGAGGATTGGGCGGAGACATCTGGAGACGTTAGCCCAAGATTCTTATCCAGTCAGTTAAAATCAGAGCTCCGGTATTTACACCGGGGCTCTTCTGTTACGGGGCTGGCGGGAAAAGCCCACCTGCTTACCGTTCAACAGCTTGAAAACCTGCGCTTTGACACGGGAGACTGGAATGCTTGTTTTAAAATTCGGCGGCACGTCTGTAGGTTCGGCAGAGAGATTTGAGGGCGTGCTGAAGCTGCTCTCTAACCTGCAAAACTCAAACCAGCAGGCGGTGATTGTTTTATCGGCAATGTCGGGCGTCACAAATGCCTTGATTGCCGGTGCCACGCTCGCCGTCAACCGCGACTTGAAGGGCGCGCTGCAGAAGCTGGCAGCGATACGCGATACACACGAGCAATGTGTGGAAAATCTATTTGTGAAATCGCAGCAGTCCATGAGTCTTCTCAAAGATATCGACGCCAGTTTGCAGGAGCTGGAAATTCTCTTTAAAGGAATAAGCTATCTTGGCGAACTGACCAAAAGATCGCTTGATGCCGTCTCTGGAATGGGAGAGTTGCTGTCCTCGAAGATTCTCGCTGCTTATGCTGAAAGCAAAGGTCTGAAAGCACAGTGGGTAGACGCTCGCGAGTTCATGATCACAGATGAGAACTTCGGCAAAGCAAATCCCATGTGGTCAAAACTGATACCACAGGCAAAACAAAAACTGAATCCGATTCTGGACTCAGGCAAACTAGTAATTACTCAAGGATTTATCGGCGCTACCGAATACGGTGCCAGCACCACCCTCGGACGGGGCGGCTCAGATTTCAGTGCCTCTATTATGGGTGTCGCACTTGATGCTACCGAGATACAGATCTGGACTGATGTTGACGGCATGATGACCGCTGATCCACGGGTCGTAAAAGATGCAATCGTACTGAATGAAGTTTCCTTTCAAGAAGCATCCGAACTTGCTTACTTCGGGGCAAAAGTATTACACCCGCTGACCATTGCTCCTGCGGTCGAGAAAAATATTCCGGTGCGCATTCTCAACACCATGCGTCCGGAAGCACCGGGCACTATCATCAAAGCAACGGTCAACGCCACCGGACTGGTATGTGCCATCGCCTCTAAAAAGGGCATCAGCGCTTTCTTTATCACTTCGCCGAGAATGTTGATGGCGCACGGATTTTTGACTCGCGTCTTCGAAGTTTTCGACCGTCATCAAACTTCCATCGACTTAATCTCAACCTCAGAAATTTCCGTCTCAGTGACCACGGATAGAACCGACACACTGGACAAGATTTCAGCAGATCTAGCCGATCACGGCGAGGTTCGCGTACAGTCAAATGTCGCCATTATCACAGTAGTGGGAAGACAATTCCGCGAAAAGAGCGGCATTGCCGGTCAAGTTTTTGATGCGCTGCGCAACATCAACATCATTATGATTTCCGGTGGCGCATCTGATATCAACTTGAGCTTTGTGGTTTCGGAAGATGAAGCTGATCTGGCAATCAGGCAGCTGCACGACGCTTTTTTCGAGAAGCAGAACGGCTGAATCAGCGCCCTTTCTTTTTCGGTTTTGCAGAGCCCTTAGTCACAGACTTGCTCGTCTTTGACTGAGGCTTATCATCTGACTTGGACTGCGTTTTTGCCTCTGACTTAGTGTCTGATTTAGACTGAACCTTTACGTCCGGTTTGGACTTCGATTTACGCTCAGGTTTTGTATCCGACTTCTTCGCCTTTGCTCCAGCTTTTTCTGAGTCTTTCGCCATCGATTTCTGAGGCTCCGCAACGTTTGTTTCGGAATTTTCCGGATCTGGTTTCTTCAACGCTGAAACAGTAGTTTCGGAGCCTTCTGCATCCGGAGTCTTCGCATCTGAAACGTTAGCTTCGGAAATTTCTGTCTCCGGTTTCTTAGTCGTCTGTTCTGCAGATGCGACAGGCGACGGTACCTGACCTTTCTTTGCAAACTTGGTATCAATTGTGCCGTCGATTTTCAACGTAACAACATCACCGCGTTTTGTGACGTAGCTCAAATTCCCCAGCTTGTCGAACGAAACCGACTGAATTCCGCTGACCATGACCTTTCCCGATTGTTCGATCATATGCCAGATATTTTTTTCTTCCGAAAGAACAAAACTGAGTCCATCACTCATAGCAACACTGGTCAACATGCCGCAGAAATTGTATGTGGGGATAAGCTGACGACCGCCCGCATGTATCGCCATCTCAATTGTGCCGCGTTCAGTTCTGGTGATACTGCTCGCCCCTTCCGGATCGGGGTTCTGAGCCAGGTCATCAGCCGCCTTTTTCACTGCATCATAAACAGTCTTAGCAGAGTCCTTTCGCATTGATGACGGCAGTGGCGTTAGATCTAGCATTTCGTAGGCTTTTTGAATTGCCTCAAACTCAGCTGCAGTACCCGCTTCGCCATCTTCAATGCTTGCACCCGTTTGTCCATCCAGCATTTCTTGAGTGGCAAGGTCTTGAATCGATATTTCATCGATAGAAACTTCGGTCTTCAGAATTTCCGCAGCAGCAGCCGCGATGGCAAGATCCGCAGCTTCACTTGCAGCAGACTTTAACTTCATGCTGCTCGATTTCGGCTCGCATAACGATGAGAACAAATGACGCATTGTTTCGTTATCGATGGCGAATTCTTCATCTGGAATGGAATTGAGGAACGTCTCAAGTTCCACCGCCTCTTCAGACTGAACAGCGGACTCTGAAGGAGTTTCTGAAGCTTGCAGTTCACTGCTAACAGTGGCATCAAAAACCAGCGCATTCATCCAGGCTGGCAGTAATTCATCCTGCGCATCGACAGGAGTCGTGTTCACATCCTGTCCAGGAACTCTGGCAGGCTCATTCACCGCCGGTTCAGGATTGGGATTCGAATCACTCGACACATCCTCATTGGTCTGATTTTGTACAGGCTCAGGAGAAACCTCTGGCAGCATCTCCGGCCCCGCCCATGGACTCTCCTCCGCAGTTTGCTGGCTGCGCCCAGTCGACCCGCTTGTGACGACGTATCGAGTCTGAGTATCGGCTGTAGGAGCCCCCCAGGCAGAAGGCGCATCATCAAACTGTGCTTGCGGAGGCGGCGCAGCCGGCTTTCTCTCGATAAACTCTCGCTGCGTGTCTGCTAGTGACGCAGGCCAACCCGACTCAGAAGCAGCCTTGTGGGGCAATACTTCCCGTTGAGTCTCCGCCAATCGAGCCACGGCAGAAGAATCATATGCAGGGTTCGGGTGAGAAGATGTCGCGCCCGCTTCCCCGGCTAAATCAGCAGACGCCGTCGAGGTGCTGTCTTCAAAAAACTGATGCTCTCCAGCATGGTTCGGTTCGTGTGCAAAAGGGTTCTGTGGGTCGTTTTGTAAAGACTCCGCTGCACTTTCGCCTTCAATCATTCTCATCTGAGCTTCTGCATCAGCCGGAATAGTCGGAATTTCCAGCTCTCTGGAGACGCTCCAGGTCCGATACTCGCTGTTTACTGTCGAGGGGAAATAGCCATGATTGGCACCGTTTAGATTCTCAATAATCTTGTTATCGAGAACCTTTCGGCTATCCTTACCGATGACGAAATCGCCCTTATTCGTCAGCGGTAGTTGAGAAGCATTCAGCTTAATTCCTTTGGCTATGCGTTTCTTCTCTTCCATCTCTGACACTCACATATACAAACAATGGTCTAAATATAGATTTTAGGCAGGATAAGGGCAACTACTTCATTTCTTCCCATTAATCTTGACAAGCCCTCGTATCCAAACCTTTCGGATTGCCAATGCAAGGCCCTGCCGAATTTGTTAGAAAAATGACCGCAACAAAGT
This window harbors:
- the murA gene encoding UDP-N-acetylglucosamine 1-carboxyvinyltransferase translates to MNPQAHRLDPPVKQGPPEAEQRIIIRGGKPLFGKVRCDGAKNAVLKMMAAALLVEGVTVLKNVPNLTDVHMMANIIRQLGATVDVGDGEVRIDATNVNDFEAPYELVSQLRASFVVLGPLLARFRQAKVSLPGGCAIGERRIDLHERGLKQLGAEVGIDHGYVYASADKLVGSRIYLERPSNGATENIMLAAVLAEGQTIIENAAQDPEISNIADFVNAIGGKISGAGTYQIVIDGVKQSDLHGAVVDTIPDRCEAGTFMFAVMATGGDITIDGVNPHHLYSVINKCSEMGAEISIFAPDTIKVKATGRMRATDVTTVPYPGYPTDLQAPLMSVLAAAEGTSIITETIYENRFMQVGELRRMGADIVLTGNSAVIKGVPKLMGAEVKSSDLRAAAALIVAGLAADGVTEVTGLHHLDRGYDGLEDKLRGLGGDIWRR
- the lysC gene encoding lysine-sensitive aspartokinase 3 — translated: MLVLKFGGTSVGSAERFEGVLKLLSNLQNSNQQAVIVLSAMSGVTNALIAGATLAVNRDLKGALQKLAAIRDTHEQCVENLFVKSQQSMSLLKDIDASLQELEILFKGISYLGELTKRSLDAVSGMGELLSSKILAAYAESKGLKAQWVDAREFMITDENFGKANPMWSKLIPQAKQKLNPILDSGKLVITQGFIGATEYGASTTLGRGGSDFSASIMGVALDATEIQIWTDVDGMMTADPRVVKDAIVLNEVSFQEASELAYFGAKVLHPLTIAPAVEKNIPVRILNTMRPEAPGTIIKATVNATGLVCAIASKKGISAFFITSPRMLMAHGFLTRVFEVFDRHQTSIDLISTSEISVSVTTDRTDTLDKISADLADHGEVRVQSNVAIITVVGRQFREKSGIAGQVFDALRNINIIMISGGASDINLSFVVSEDEADLAIRQLHDAFFEKQNG